The Geobacter metallireducens GS-15 region ACCTTCAGGGCCTCGCCCCCGATGGTCACCGAGTCGCCGGGGGAGAGGTGGAGCGTGTCGGCGGTGGTGCTGCCGAGGAGGATTTCGTTCTCAGTCTTCGGCTCGTCGCCGAAGATCCGCCACCACTGCTTCATCTTGAGCTCTTCCGCGAAGTTAACCCCCACGAGGAGAACGTTTTTCTCCTTCAGAGTCGCCGCACCAAGCACCTTGGGAGAGACCGCGAGGATGTTTTTGTTGTTTTTGATCTCTCGGATTCTCGCCAGGTCCCCCTCATGGATCTCCTGCTGGTCGAAGCTTACCCGGCCGAGGCTGATGCCGCCGTAACTCATGGCCAAGTCCTCGCTTCGGGGCATGATGAGGATGTTGGCGCCGAACTCGTCCATCTTGCGGCCGATGTCGTTGGACATGGATTCGGTGAGGGTCACGAGCGTGACGATGGTGGCGATGCCGACCATGAGGCCGATGGTGAGAAACGCCATCTTCGCTTTGCGCCGCCGCAGGTTATTGAGTGATATGGAGTGGAGTTTCATGGTATCGATGCCTCGCCGGTCCGATTAGAAATAGCGCGCTCCCTGCTGGAGATCGGAAGCCTTTACGATGATGTTCCTGCCGTCGCTGGTGGCGGGGAGGTACGAGGGATTGCAGCCGCCGACGGAGTGGGGGCCGATCCGGTTGATTTGGAACTTCTTGCCGCAGTTCTTGCACAGCATGGTGTCGCCATCTTGGACATACCCCTTCTTCTCCCGGAAGCAGACGTCGCAGGAATCAAAGGCGGTGTGAAACTGGCCGTCGCTTCCCTTCACCACGAGAAACCTGATCTCCTTGCCGCCCTCGGTGTAGCGGTAGAAGTGGGCGCTGCCGTCGGAAACTTTGGTCAATGGAATTGCTACCGTGCCGTTGACCGCCTTTACCTTCTCGACGCCGGACAAGCCGGGGAAATTGAGGGCAAACACCGTAGCTACCCCGGCCAGTAGTGCCCCTGCCACCAGAATTCCCCATTTGAAACCCTTCTTCGCTGCTTTCACGTTTACCTCCTCGCCCTCGGGCTTATTGATGGTTTCGACCTGTCTATTTTCTTTTTCTCTCATTTTCTTCCCCATGGTCAGTTCCTTTCCGGCTTCTTGGACTTGTCACAGCAGCCACAGCCGCCACTGCGGGCCTGGGTGGGGCCGCTCATTCTGGTTTTCTCCCGGTAGCTATCGGCGCTCATGGTTTCCTGAACGGTGCTCTGGTACCCTGCATCGCTTACCGTTGCCGCCAGCTTCTGGGGGGTGGCCGTGTTGTCATGCCAGACCGATACCAGGCCAGCCTCAATGTTGACATCCACGGAAGCAACCCCCGGCACCGTTTCCAGAGATTTGGTTATCTTCGACACACAGCCGCCGCAGGAGATCCCAGTGGATTTCAGCTCCGTCACCGCCTCCGGTGAGCCTGATGAAAGCGCCGCTCCCGCACCAAGGACAACTCCCAGCGCCGCCACCATCACCAGCCGAAAAATTTTAGATATCTGTCCTCGTCTCATATGTATCTCCTTTCCCGAATACATCCTATATTGCATTACCGCAGCCGCCGGAGTCGCAACCGCCAGTGCCGCACCCACCGGACCGGACCACCTTCGCACCGAAATCCCGACCCGTAACCCGCCGGAAATCGGCGAGCGACATCTGCTCCATGAGCCAGCTCTGAAATCCGGCCTTGCGGACCGCTCCGGCAAATGTCTCCGGATTGGCCGAATTGGTGTCGTACCCCACCAGAACCCACCCGCCCTTGACATCCACCTCGACCCCCGCCACCCCTTTCATCGGCTTGAGGGCCTTTTCTATCTTGCCGGCACAGCTGCCGCAGGTCATCCCGACGGTCTTGAGGGCCGCCACTGCGTTGGGGATAGGCGCAAGCCTGACGTTGAAGGCGAGATACACGAGAAGCCCCACGGCGCATGCCACCAGGATTCCGGTTCCTACTGTTCTTTTTCGCATGGTCAATTTCCTCTGACTCTCATCTCTTTCGCCGTCTGCCTTCGTCTGTACAGTCGAATACAAAAGCTGGGCCAATTGTAAAACTACCTGAAATTACATAAAAAATGCCTAAATGTTATCGTTGCGGTAATTAAATGTGAGGAATAATCAACAGCACACTGTCTGATATTAGTCATGAATTGAGAGCGTAAATCAATCTTTGCAATAGTAAGCATACGAAGGCAACGGCTTGCTATAAAACTGTAGGTAAACTTTCCTGCAGAAGTCGATATAAGTTGTTGCAGAAAATTCAACAACCGTTGTGGGATATTCCCTAATAAGTTGATTGCATAGATAATGTTATTTAAAAAAACCTTGCGATCTCGAAGTGTTAAGCAATGGCCCACCATTTGCTAGGTACGGTACAATATTTCACGTCTTGGAGGTTTTCTGGTGCTTCTCCTGGCGGTGGAATTATATTGGGCGCACTCTTTGACTCCTCCTTCGGAGTGCGCCGTTTTTTATGCATCCATCAGGCAACGAAATGATTTTACATAGAGGCT contains the following coding sequences:
- a CDS encoding DUF2318 domain-containing protein, producing the protein MKAAKKGFKWGILVAGALLAGVATVFALNFPGLSGVEKVKAVNGTVAIPLTKVSDGSAHFYRYTEGGKEIRFLVVKGSDGQFHTAFDSCDVCFREKKGYVQDGDTMLCKNCGKKFQINRIGPHSVGGCNPSYLPATSDGRNIIVKASDLQQGARYF
- a CDS encoding heavy-metal-associated domain-containing protein, which encodes MRRGQISKIFRLVMVAALGVVLGAGAALSSGSPEAVTELKSTGISCGGCVSKITKSLETVPGVASVDVNIEAGLVSVWHDNTATPQKLAATVSDAGYQSTVQETMSADSYREKTRMSGPTQARSGGCGCCDKSKKPERN
- a CDS encoding heavy-metal-associated domain-containing protein, translating into MRKRTVGTGILVACAVGLLVYLAFNVRLAPIPNAVAALKTVGMTCGSCAGKIEKALKPMKGVAGVEVDVKGGWVLVGYDTNSANPETFAGAVRKAGFQSWLMEQMSLADFRRVTGRDFGAKVVRSGGCGTGGCDSGGCGNAI